AAAAAGCGCCCGCGCTCTCTACCGATTTTGCGAGCTCTACGAGTCTCCTGGCTTCGCTTTCTCCTCTGCCCTGGAGTTTGTATCCACCCATCCGGAGGAAATTCTGAGGGCAAAGGCCTATATGTCCCATGACGGGTATTCCCGCTTGTTGTATTGTATAAACCGTTTCTATACTATCTTCAGATGTCTCCAGTTTGACTGATTCGGCTCCGCCTTCTTTCACCAATCTTCCCGCGTTCCTCAATGCCTCCTCCTTCGATATCTGAAAAGACATGAAGGGCATATCGGCTGTAAGGTGTGAATTTACCGTTCCTCTCGATACGAGCCTCGTATGGTATATCATTTCTTCCATTGTGACCGGAAGTGTTGTTGGAAGGCCCTGAATCACGTTTCCGAGAGAATCCCCTACGAGAATTATGTCTGCCTCCGCTTCATCGAGTATTTTCGCTGTGGCCGCGTCGTAGGCGGTGATCATGGCGATCTTCCGCCCCTCTTCTTTCATGGAGCGGATTATCGGTGCCGTTTTTTTTGTCGTCTCAGCCATTTGAAATAAAAAAACCGGACAGAGGACGAAACATACCTCTTCCGGCTTAGAATTATTTTAATTTATGTGGGGTACGGCTTGAATTCCGTCCCGAATTTATCATTTCAAACATTTCTGCGTCCCGGTCTTCAAAGGAAGATCCAAGCGATGTAACTAATAGAAGCTTCAGCAAAAAAGCTTCAAAAAGCCTAATTACGATAAAGAAAAAGCTTAAAATGTCAAGTAAATACTATTTCCGTTCTCGTCACCCTATGTAATATTATGCTCCCGTTCAGGATGGCACTGTTTTAGCTTATGGAGTCAATTTAGAGTGTATATGGCGAGAAATTCCAAATCAAGCGGAAATAAAATCGGCCGATTACCAGGTCAAAAAATCATATATAATTCCATTTTAAGATTAAGCTTAAGAAACTGTTACGGGGGAGTCGTGTCAATAGAAATATTTCAGGTAGATGCGTTTGCGGAAAAGCCTTTCACGGGAAACCCGGCAGCGGTATGCATATTGGAGCGGCCAGCGGATCCTGTCTGGATGCAGAAATTAGCCGCCGAGATGAACCTGTCCGAGACCGCGTTTCTGAGTCCCCGGGGCGGCGGCTTTAATCTCAGATGGTTTACTCCGACAACGGAGGTGGAATTATGCGGTCACGCTACGCTGGCTGCGGCTCATGTGCTGTGGGAATCGGGCTGCCTCGAACCTGATAAGAGAGCGGAATTTTACACTGAGAGCGGCGTTTTGACGGCTTCTAAAACGGGAAAGCTTATAGAGCTTGATTTCCCCTCCGAGCCTGAAACTGAAATCAGGACACTCCCGCTTCTTGAAGAAGCTCTCGGTATCGATGCGAGATATGTGGGGAAGAACCGGTTCGATTACCTTATGGAGGCCGGGTCGGAGGAGATTGTGAGGAAGCTCGATCCCGACTTTAATCTACTAAGGGAGATTCCGGCGAGAGGCGTGATCGTAACCAGCGTCTCGGGTTCACCTGAATACGATATCGTCTCGCGTTTTTTCGCTCCCGCGTCCGGCATCGACGAGGACCCCGTTACGGGCTCCGCACACTGCTGTCTCGGGCCGTACTGGATGAAGAAGCTCGGGAAAAAAGAATTTACCGCTTTTCAGGCGTCTCCTCGCGGCGGGGTGGTTCACGTCCGGGTAAACGGCGGGAGGGTTGTCCTCGGAGGGAAGGCGGTTATTGTGTTCAAGGGTGTTGTGCTTGCGTGAGATTGCCGCGGCTCCTTCGGAGCCTCGCAATGACGAGCGAGGGTGTCATTGCGAACCGAAGGTGAAGCAATCTCGTATTGTCTATAATTGTATCGATGAATCAAAAATATTACTTCGTTTATATAATGATGAATAAAAACAATACAGTGCTTTACACAGGAATTACGAATGACTTGAAAAGAAAGGTTTATGAGCATAAAGAAAAAATAGTCGAGGGTTTTACAAAAAAATACAATGTTTCCAAGTTAGTTTATTACGAGGTTTTTGAAAATATCTCTAGTGCAATCAGCAGGGAAAAAGATAGAGTTGATAGAAAGCATTAATGATAGTTGGAAAGATTTATACGAAGAGATTTGAGATTGCCGCGGTCGCATAAATCGCTCCCTCGCAATGACGAGTCAGCGTGTCATCGCGAGGCCGCGCAAGCGGCCGTGGCGATCTCTTTTTTATCTCGAGATTGCCGCGCTTCGTTTCACTATTAGAACTTGATCATACCTAGCTGCCAAAGTAAAGTTGCGTTTTGTACATTAAGCAAAGGCGTCCGGTTCTTGCACATGTTCAGAACCGTTGCTCGCAATGACATGACGGAAGGATTGCCGCGCTCTGTTTATCCTGAGTTTATCGGAGGGCCCGCAATGACGTGGAAAAGACGAGATTGCCGCGGTCGCATAAATCGCTCCCTCGCAATGACAATGTGGGGTTAGGCGGGGGAATATGAAATCACTCCAGGCTTGAAAATCTTAAAACGTTGTTCATAATTAAGAATCTCTAATACATTTGTCGGGCGGCGTAGCCAAGTGGTAAGGCAGCGGTCTGCAAAACCGCAATGCCCCGGTTCGAATCCGGGCGCCGCCTCCATTTTCATGGTTTGAAATATCGTATAATTATAAAAATTACACTAGCCCGGGTGGCGGAATAGGTAGACGCAAGGGACTTAAAATCCCTCGGGTGCAAACCCGTGCCGGTTCGAGTCCGGCCCTGGGCATATAAATAAATACAGTACCTGTGTCCCCATAGAACCCCGCATCGAACCCGTTCATTTTATACTCCTCTATGAGCTCAGAGATCGCGAACTTTACGACCTCGTAGAAATATTGTGATGCTTCTTCTATCGTGGCCATATCTTGATATGCACCTCAAACACATGGCCGGGCGGGTTTGCATTTGCTTATTGAATGTTTTTTAATTCGTTTCAACTATTTTATTTTCATTAGCCCAGGTAATCGCATGATCGTAGTCGTCGAAAGTCATTGAATCCAGAGAAGTGCCGTCTGACATCTTAAAACTCCACATCCAAACTTCTCCGACTTTTTTTAAAGTTGCCAGGACTATATTATCAAGGTTTATATATCTGCGAACTTCACTAGGCGGACTCCCCGCAGTCTCTAAAGTATCGATAGCACCGATAAAAACAATTTTTGCCATAATTTTGCTCCTCCCAATCCGGCGGACTCCGC
This is a stretch of genomic DNA from Deltaproteobacteria bacterium. It encodes these proteins:
- the panB gene encoding 3-methyl-2-oxobutanoate hydroxymethyltransferase, whose protein sequence is MAETTKKTAPIIRSMKEEGRKIAMITAYDAATAKILDEAEADIILVGDSLGNVIQGLPTTLPVTMEEMIYHTRLVSRGTVNSHLTADMPFMSFQISKEEALRNAGRLVKEGGAESVKLETSEDSIETVYTIQQAGIPVMGHIGLCPQNFLRMGGYKLQGRGESEARRLVELAKSVESAGAFSLVLESIPQSLAKEITGSIGIPTIGIGAGPGCDGQVLVINDLLGLSPEPVPKFVKRYSNLREVVLSSTREFIDEVRSGAFPSEENSYD
- a CDS encoding PhzF family phenazine biosynthesis protein, whose amino-acid sequence is MSIEIFQVDAFAEKPFTGNPAAVCILERPADPVWMQKLAAEMNLSETAFLSPRGGGFNLRWFTPTTEVELCGHATLAAAHVLWESGCLEPDKRAEFYTESGVLTASKTGKLIELDFPSEPETEIRTLPLLEEALGIDARYVGKNRFDYLMEAGSEEIVRKLDPDFNLLREIPARGVIVTSVSGSPEYDIVSRFFAPASGIDEDPVTGSAHCCLGPYWMKKLGKKEFTAFQASPRGGVVHVRVNGGRVVLGGKAVIVFKGVVLA
- a CDS encoding GIY-YIG nuclease family protein, yielding MSIIVSMNQKYYFVYIMMNKNNTVLYTGITNDLKRKVYEHKEKIVEGFTKKYNVSKLVYYEVFENISSAISREKDRVDRKH